The following coding sequences are from one Arthrobacter sp. 24S4-2 window:
- a CDS encoding bifunctional PIG-L family deacetylase/class I SAM-dependent methyltransferase — translation MVTFSHADTGTAESEWEASGLSVLPELPLGAGELASMTFVVLAAHPDDETLGAGGLLSRLHAAGAGVEVLLCTAGEASHPESRTTTPEQLAAVRLGEFGAAVTALAPGSPWRFLQLPDGQLAAGSDRIAAAVRESIAASGRPANHVVIVAPYRSDGHTDHDVLGSVAAEVAAAGGHGLLEYPVWYWLWAVPADTAWRSWVRVPLAPKEQRAKALAMQAHASQTEPLSAQPGDEVLLAGSFLDHFSRSWETFAWHAPAGGTNGAGDAERIFDAVHSRSDDPWGYATSWYEQRKRALTLAILPAEDYGSGLEVGCSIGTLSVELAPRCRQFLAVDASSAALVQAAERLTGHASAQTQRLTVPHEWPEGTFDLVAVSEMGYYLTPGELAELFTRVEASMNPGGTLVLCHWRHPVEGWELDGDAVHELARRQLRWPTAALHLEKDFVLEVFVAPPGIQQ, via the coding sequence ATGGTGACCTTCTCGCACGCGGATACCGGCACTGCCGAGAGCGAATGGGAGGCCAGCGGGCTGTCCGTCCTCCCGGAGCTTCCGCTCGGTGCAGGAGAACTCGCCTCCATGACCTTCGTTGTGCTGGCGGCACACCCCGATGATGAAACTTTGGGTGCCGGAGGATTGCTGTCCCGGCTGCACGCCGCTGGCGCCGGCGTTGAGGTGTTGCTGTGCACTGCCGGGGAGGCGTCGCATCCGGAGTCGCGGACCACGACGCCGGAACAGCTCGCGGCTGTGCGGCTCGGCGAATTCGGGGCCGCCGTCACCGCGCTGGCGCCCGGTTCCCCGTGGCGGTTCCTGCAGCTTCCGGACGGCCAGCTTGCCGCAGGAAGTGACCGCATCGCTGCCGCGGTGCGGGAGTCGATTGCAGCGTCCGGCCGTCCGGCGAACCACGTGGTCATCGTGGCGCCGTACCGCTCCGACGGGCACACGGACCACGACGTGCTGGGTTCAGTGGCGGCCGAGGTTGCCGCAGCCGGCGGCCACGGGCTGCTCGAATACCCCGTCTGGTACTGGCTGTGGGCCGTGCCTGCGGACACCGCGTGGCGGTCGTGGGTCCGCGTGCCGCTGGCGCCGAAGGAGCAGCGCGCCAAGGCTTTGGCCATGCAGGCGCACGCCTCGCAGACGGAGCCGCTGTCCGCGCAGCCCGGCGACGAGGTGCTGCTGGCCGGGAGCTTCCTCGACCACTTTTCCCGGTCCTGGGAAACGTTCGCATGGCACGCGCCCGCCGGCGGGACCAACGGCGCCGGTGATGCAGAGCGGATCTTCGACGCCGTGCACAGCCGGAGCGATGACCCGTGGGGCTATGCCACGAGCTGGTACGAACAGCGCAAGCGGGCGCTGACACTCGCCATCCTGCCGGCGGAGGACTACGGCTCCGGGCTGGAGGTGGGCTGTTCGATCGGGACGCTTAGCGTGGAACTCGCCCCGCGGTGCAGGCAATTCCTGGCAGTCGATGCCAGCAGCGCCGCGCTGGTCCAGGCAGCGGAACGGCTGACCGGCCACGCCTCCGCACAGACGCAGCGCCTCACGGTTCCGCACGAGTGGCCCGAAGGCACCTTCGACCTGGTCGCAGTCTCCGAAATGGGGTACTACCTGACTCCTGGCGAACTGGCCGAGCTGTTCACACGGGTGGAGGCCTCCATGAACCCCGGCGGAACGCTGGTCCTCTGCCACTGGCGGCACCCGGTGGAAGGCTGGGAGCTCGACGGGGACGCGGTCCATGAACTGGCCCGCCGGCAGCTCCGCTGGCCCACAGCGGCCCTCCACCTTGAGAAGGACTTCGTCCTGGAGGTCTTTGTCGCCCCGCCCGGAATCCAGCAGTGA
- a CDS encoding polysaccharide deacetylase family protein codes for MAGEPAADPRKRRRLMAVALVAVAAVAAVVLAVILAGAPWAGPQTAQPTESQASSTSPPSASPVPTPSESQPTEPQPTESGPSALETPGESTAPAPVAPGPTPPPETLPAPQDPPPAAPFPLGLAGKDVEVVPGAGKSVALTFDAGANSAALPSILQTLAGAGIRGTFFLTGSWAAANPAGVAAIVAGGHRVGNHSQNHPDFTGLPDAGIGDQVRGAEQAIMAAGADPRPLFRFPFGARDARTIAAVNGLGYVPVRWSVDTLGWKGTSGGVTAQQVADRALSALQPGEIVLMHIGSNPDDGSTLDADALPQMIERMRQAGYGFVTLDSLVAE; via the coding sequence ATGGCCGGCGAGCCGGCCGCTGACCCACGCAAACGCCGCCGGCTGATGGCGGTAGCCCTCGTGGCGGTGGCCGCCGTCGCCGCGGTGGTGCTAGCCGTGATCTTGGCCGGTGCGCCGTGGGCGGGCCCGCAGACTGCCCAGCCGACTGAAAGCCAGGCGTCCTCCACTTCGCCGCCTTCGGCTTCGCCAGTTCCGACACCGTCGGAAAGTCAGCCGACCGAGCCCCAGCCGACAGAGTCCGGGCCTTCGGCCCTTGAAACTCCGGGCGAATCCACCGCCCCGGCTCCTGTCGCGCCCGGCCCCACACCGCCGCCGGAAACGCTGCCCGCTCCGCAGGACCCCCCGCCGGCTGCCCCGTTTCCACTTGGCCTGGCCGGCAAGGACGTGGAGGTGGTTCCCGGTGCCGGCAAGTCCGTTGCCTTGACGTTCGACGCCGGCGCCAACTCGGCGGCCCTCCCCTCGATCCTGCAGACCCTCGCGGGCGCCGGAATCCGCGGGACGTTCTTCCTCACCGGCTCATGGGCCGCGGCCAATCCTGCCGGGGTGGCTGCCATCGTGGCCGGCGGACACCGCGTGGGCAACCACTCCCAGAACCACCCGGATTTCACCGGACTGCCGGACGCCGGGATCGGGGACCAGGTCCGCGGGGCGGAGCAGGCAATCATGGCCGCCGGAGCCGATCCCCGTCCGCTGTTCCGGTTCCCCTTCGGTGCCCGCGACGCACGCACCATCGCCGCCGTGAACGGCCTCGGTTATGTGCCGGTGCGCTGGTCCGTGGACACGCTCGGCTGGAAGGGAACCAGCGGCGGCGTCACCGCGCAGCAAGTGGCGGACCGTGCACTGTCCGCCCTGCAGCCCGGCGAAATCGTGCTGATGCACATCGGCTCCAATCCGGACGACGGCTCAACCCTGGACGCTGACGCCCTGCCACAGATGATCGAGAGGATGCGCCAGGCCGGCTACGGCTTCGTCACGCTGGACAGCTTGGTCGCCGAATAA
- the ppsA gene encoding phosphoenolpyruvate synthase, with product MTENHVVWFDEIGMENVPQVGGKNASLGEMTRSLKSGGVRVPDGFATTASAYRTFIKANGIDAAMRARIAEYRAGEMSLRSTGEAIREVFLDSEFPEDIAESIRSHYRTLAERAGLDRLSVAVRSSATAEDLPDASFAGQQETFLNISGERELLDACRRCYASLFTDRAISYREVKGFEHLDVALSIGVQRMVRSDVGASGVMFSIDTDSGFPRAAVISAAWGLGETVVQGSINPDKYLVFKPLLADKGLAPIIEKTLGSKARKMVYSRGGHARTRTVETSAEERGSFVLDDAEILDLARWAVTVEEHYGRPMDMEWARDGATGELFMVQARPETVQALKSGTRFTIHHLRGTGKVLASGAAIGDSIAQGTACVIRDTRDIDTFRDGAILVTEMTDPDWVPVMKRASGIVTDHGGTTSHAAIVSRELGVPAVVGTGNGTSVLGEGQAVTLSCAEGDLGKVYDGTVPFDTEDVDLGALPATRTAMMVNIASPGAAFQWWRLPAAGVGLARMEFIISNLIRVHPMALVHPERVTDADEARQIKELTSGYADPREYFVQALALGIAKIAAPYHPHPVIVRLSDFKTNEYAHLIGGGSFEQPEENPMLGFRGASRYYDDRYREGFALECAALKRVRETIGFSNVIVMIPFCRTPVEADRVLAVMAENGLVRGENGLQVYMMCEIPSNVVLAEKFAPKFDGFSIGSNDLTQLVLGVDRDSEQLAALFDERDGAVTAMISEAIRKAHAAGIKIGICGQGPSNHPDFAAFLVGEGIDSISLNPDSYLKTVRVIADVEGSA from the coding sequence ATGACTGAAAACCACGTGGTGTGGTTCGACGAGATCGGAATGGAGAATGTGCCCCAGGTGGGCGGCAAGAACGCGTCGTTGGGGGAGATGACGCGCTCGCTCAAGTCCGGCGGAGTGCGCGTGCCGGACGGCTTCGCCACCACGGCGTCCGCCTACCGCACGTTCATCAAAGCCAACGGCATCGACGCCGCCATGCGCGCCCGGATCGCGGAGTACCGGGCCGGCGAGATGTCGCTGCGGTCCACGGGCGAGGCCATCCGGGAGGTGTTCCTGGACAGCGAATTCCCGGAAGACATCGCCGAGTCCATCCGCAGCCACTACCGGACCCTTGCCGAACGGGCGGGACTGGACCGGCTGTCCGTTGCAGTCCGCAGCAGCGCCACTGCGGAGGACCTTCCGGATGCCAGCTTCGCCGGGCAGCAGGAGACGTTCCTGAACATTTCCGGCGAACGCGAGCTCCTGGACGCCTGCAGGCGCTGCTACGCATCGCTTTTCACGGACCGGGCCATCAGCTACCGGGAGGTGAAGGGATTCGAGCACCTGGACGTGGCGCTTTCCATCGGGGTGCAGCGGATGGTGAGGTCCGACGTCGGCGCGTCCGGTGTGATGTTTTCCATCGACACCGACTCGGGCTTCCCCCGCGCGGCAGTGATCAGCGCAGCCTGGGGCCTGGGTGAAACGGTGGTCCAGGGCAGCATCAACCCGGACAAATACCTGGTGTTCAAGCCGCTGCTGGCGGACAAGGGCCTCGCTCCGATCATCGAGAAGACCCTCGGCTCCAAGGCCCGGAAGATGGTCTACAGCCGGGGCGGCCATGCGCGCACCCGGACGGTGGAAACGTCGGCGGAGGAGCGGGGCTCGTTCGTGCTGGACGACGCCGAGATCCTGGACCTGGCGCGCTGGGCGGTGACGGTGGAGGAGCACTATGGCCGCCCCATGGACATGGAGTGGGCCCGCGACGGCGCCACCGGGGAGCTGTTCATGGTGCAGGCGCGGCCCGAAACCGTCCAGGCGCTCAAGAGCGGGACGCGCTTCACCATCCACCACCTCCGCGGCACGGGTAAAGTCCTGGCGTCCGGCGCGGCGATCGGGGATTCCATCGCGCAGGGCACGGCGTGCGTCATCCGGGACACCCGGGACATCGACACCTTCCGCGACGGTGCCATCCTGGTCACCGAAATGACGGATCCGGACTGGGTGCCGGTCATGAAACGGGCCTCTGGGATCGTCACGGACCACGGCGGGACCACCAGCCACGCGGCCATCGTGAGCCGGGAACTGGGCGTTCCCGCCGTCGTCGGCACCGGGAACGGAACCAGCGTCCTGGGCGAAGGCCAGGCCGTGACGCTGAGCTGCGCGGAAGGGGACCTCGGCAAGGTCTACGACGGCACGGTTCCGTTCGACACCGAGGATGTGGATCTCGGCGCCCTGCCCGCCACCCGTACTGCCATGATGGTGAACATCGCCAGCCCGGGAGCCGCGTTCCAGTGGTGGCGGCTGCCCGCAGCCGGGGTGGGCCTGGCCCGGATGGAATTCATCATCAGCAACCTGATCCGGGTCCATCCGATGGCGCTGGTTCATCCGGAGCGGGTCACGGACGCGGACGAGGCCCGGCAGATCAAGGAGCTGACCAGCGGCTACGCGGACCCCCGGGAGTACTTCGTGCAGGCGCTGGCTTTGGGTATCGCCAAGATAGCCGCGCCGTACCATCCGCACCCTGTGATCGTCAGGCTCAGCGATTTCAAGACCAACGAGTACGCCCACCTGATTGGCGGGGGCTCCTTCGAACAGCCTGAAGAGAATCCCATGCTGGGCTTCCGGGGCGCATCCAGGTACTACGACGACCGCTACCGGGAGGGTTTCGCGCTGGAGTGTGCCGCACTCAAACGGGTGCGGGAAACCATCGGCTTCAGCAACGTCATAGTGATGATCCCGTTCTGCCGCACTCCTGTCGAAGCGGACCGCGTGCTGGCGGTCATGGCTGAGAACGGCCTGGTGCGCGGCGAAAACGGCCTGCAGGTTTACATGATGTGCGAGATCCCCTCAAATGTGGTCCTGGCCGAGAAGTTCGCCCCCAAGTTCGACGGCTTCTCCATCGGATCCAACGACCTCACGCAGCTGGTCCTGGGCGTGGACCGGGATTCCGAGCAGCTGGCCGCCCTGTTCGATGAACGCGACGGTGCGGTCACGGCGATGATCAGCGAAGCCATCCGCAAGGCGCACGCCGCGGGAATCAAGATTGGAATCTGCGGCCAGGGGCCGAGCAACCATCCGGACTTTGCGGCCTTCCTGGTGGGCGAAGGCATTGATTCCATCTCGCTGAACCCGGACAGCTACCTCAAAACGGTGCGGGTGATCGCGGACGTGGAGGGCTCCGCCTGA
- a CDS encoding heavy metal translocating P-type ATPase, with protein MKLFLRYPLVAGTVLALLAVAVLLMSGQPAIAQLAASGYALAVAAYLSVGMVRRLRSGHWGIDILAVTAIVSTVLVGEFIASMIIVLMLAGGTALEDYAAGRAKGELSALLERVPQTAHRERTGTAGNGTATNAVPNGTGDNGAHEDVAATDVRVGDILLVKPGEVVPLDGVLLSDAGTFDESSLTGESLPVERSAGEGMMSGSVNGEAAVRMRVTAVMEDSQYSRIVALVKEASESRAPMVRLADRYAIPFTAFAYALGAIAWIVSGSPTRFAEVLVVATPCPLLIAAPVAFLGGMSQAAKSGIIVKYAGVLEQLGKVRTAAFDKTGTLTYGRPSLVAVVTADSMDQDELLRLAGSAEQYSSHVLAASVMEAATSRDLRFETASEALEHATHGVRAVFDGREVVVGKPSFVAEYAPGVAETELQSGQLAIYVGVAGVYVGALVMSDPLRAEARRTLAELSSLGVTETVMLTGDALATARHIAAEVGLTDVRAECLPADKVEAVKSLNLRPVMMVGDGVNDAPVLAVADVGIAMGARGSTAAGESADVVIILDDLSKAAQAVRIGQRTVRVAMQSIWIGIVLSVGLMVAAAAGYVPAIAGALSQELVDLATILNALRALSPGRHAAPPKGQAEPSTSAITRTVLR; from the coding sequence GTGAAACTCTTTCTCCGGTATCCGCTCGTTGCGGGCACGGTACTGGCGTTGCTTGCTGTCGCCGTTCTGCTCATGTCCGGCCAGCCGGCGATCGCCCAGCTTGCGGCGAGCGGCTACGCCCTCGCCGTGGCGGCGTACCTGTCCGTCGGCATGGTTCGAAGGCTGCGCAGCGGGCACTGGGGCATCGACATCCTGGCCGTGACGGCGATTGTCAGCACGGTGCTGGTGGGCGAGTTTATTGCGTCCATGATTATCGTGCTCATGCTGGCCGGCGGCACCGCGCTGGAGGACTACGCGGCCGGCCGGGCGAAGGGCGAACTCAGCGCCCTGCTGGAGCGCGTGCCGCAGACCGCCCACCGGGAGCGAACCGGCACTGCCGGAAACGGCACCGCCACAAATGCCGTCCCGAACGGCACCGGGGACAACGGTGCCCACGAAGACGTTGCGGCCACGGACGTCCGTGTGGGCGACATCCTGCTGGTCAAACCGGGCGAGGTGGTGCCGCTGGACGGCGTGCTGCTCTCCGACGCCGGCACCTTCGATGAATCCTCCCTCACGGGCGAGAGCCTGCCCGTGGAGCGCTCCGCGGGCGAGGGCATGATGAGCGGCTCCGTCAACGGCGAGGCAGCCGTCCGCATGCGCGTCACGGCCGTGATGGAGGACTCCCAGTACAGCCGGATCGTGGCGCTCGTGAAGGAGGCTTCGGAAAGCCGGGCCCCCATGGTGCGCCTGGCCGACCGCTACGCCATCCCCTTCACCGCGTTCGCCTACGCGCTGGGCGCCATCGCCTGGATCGTCAGCGGCAGTCCCACCCGTTTCGCCGAAGTGCTGGTGGTGGCCACCCCCTGCCCGCTGCTCATCGCCGCGCCGGTGGCGTTCCTGGGCGGGATGAGCCAGGCGGCCAAGTCCGGCATCATCGTTAAATACGCGGGGGTCCTGGAACAGCTAGGCAAAGTGCGCACAGCAGCCTTCGACAAGACGGGGACGCTCACCTACGGCCGGCCCTCGCTGGTGGCCGTCGTGACGGCCGACTCCATGGACCAGGACGAACTGCTCCGGCTGGCGGGCTCCGCGGAGCAGTACTCCTCCCACGTCCTGGCCGCCTCCGTAATGGAGGCGGCCACTTCCCGCGACCTCCGCTTCGAGACGGCCAGCGAGGCGCTGGAACATGCCACTCACGGGGTGCGCGCCGTGTTCGACGGGCGGGAAGTGGTGGTGGGCAAGCCCTCCTTCGTGGCCGAATATGCGCCGGGCGTGGCGGAAACGGAGCTGCAGAGCGGCCAGCTGGCCATTTACGTGGGAGTTGCCGGTGTGTACGTCGGGGCCTTGGTCATGAGCGACCCCCTGCGCGCCGAGGCCCGCCGGACGCTGGCAGAGCTCTCAAGTCTGGGTGTTACCGAAACGGTGATGCTGACCGGGGACGCCCTGGCCACGGCCAGGCACATCGCGGCCGAAGTGGGGCTCACGGACGTCCGCGCCGAGTGCCTGCCGGCGGACAAGGTGGAAGCGGTAAAGTCCCTGAACCTCCGTCCCGTGATGATGGTGGGCGACGGCGTCAACGACGCCCCCGTCCTGGCGGTGGCCGACGTCGGGATCGCCATGGGTGCGCGCGGTTCCACCGCGGCGGGCGAGTCTGCCGACGTCGTGATCATCCTTGACGATCTGTCCAAGGCCGCGCAAGCGGTGCGGATTGGGCAGCGAACTGTCCGGGTGGCGATGCAAAGCATTTGGATCGGCATCGTCCTGAGCGTGGGGCTCATGGTGGCGGCGGCAGCAGGCTACGTTCCCGCCATCGCCGGCGCCCTCTCGCAGGAGCTGGTGGACCTGGCCACCATCCTCAATGCGCTGCGCGCCCTAAGCCCTGGCCGGCATGCGGCCCCGCCCAAGGGTCAGGCGGAGCCCTCCACGTCCGCGATCACCCGCACCGTTTTGAGGTAG
- a CDS encoding cation-transporting P-type ATPase — MIPGAGSLPETAGLSSEEAALRLRKVGPNRLPEGRTVPRWRKLLAELTHFFAIMLWVAAGLAYVAGMPQLAVAIVVVILVNGLFAYIQQERAQRAASKLRELLPAMVSVRRDRRIVKVHTTELVPDDVVVLVAGDRVPADLRLVLASGCSVDESMLTGESEAVAKAPGDAVLGGTFLVNGEAEGTVAVTGGGTRLAEIAALTGRVEAPPTPLARELQRIVRVVAAVALGIGGLFFVLSLLVGISWRDAFLFAIGVAVALVPEGLLPTVTLSLAVGAQRMALRNALVRNLEAVETLGSTTFICTDKTGTLTQNRMNAVEVWTPAGVLSIIGAGYGPEAEITGTGAGEARHLSTAALAASAGRAVLHEGQWIAEGDPMEAAIDALAARLAGPGQPPEDPEVSHRFAFDPRRLRESAIVGTTLFVKGAPESVIPLCGGDAADRALHMVDQMASHGLRVLAVAERPLPGLPGASFRLEEVERELTLLGLIGLHDPPRAEVRLALEAAREAGIKVAMVTGDHAFTAAAIARETGLIGSPELVLEGHTLPEDDAVLTALLDRDGVVVSRVTPEQKLRVARLLQRRGHVVAMTGDGVNDGPALQQADIGVAMGLSGTDVAREAADLVLLDDDFATIIAAVEQGRATYANIRRFLTYHLTDNVAELTPFVIWALSGGRFPLALSVLQILALDIGTDLLPALALGSEAPSKGTLKRPPERRHLMDRALMFRVFGLLGPVEAVFEMTAYTAVLLGAGWRPGAALPVADVLMAASGAAFTTVVLGQLANAFACRSASVPPWRLGWFSNRLLLWAVLAELGLLAVFLFLGPLATLLGHAPPSPGGLAVALAAMPAVIVADWLYKVVRHRRWGTAAPALLLAPPGATLMVPPAATPSAQKQVRSKASDPPRPGKRGSIHGGASGGSSHD; from the coding sequence GTGATCCCTGGCGCTGGCTCCCTGCCGGAGACGGCCGGCCTCAGCTCCGAGGAGGCTGCCCTGCGGCTGCGGAAGGTCGGGCCGAACCGGCTGCCGGAGGGTCGCACGGTCCCGCGCTGGCGCAAACTTCTGGCCGAGCTGACCCACTTCTTCGCCATCATGCTTTGGGTCGCGGCCGGGCTCGCCTACGTGGCCGGCATGCCGCAACTGGCTGTGGCAATCGTCGTGGTGATCCTGGTCAACGGCCTGTTCGCCTATATCCAGCAGGAGCGTGCACAACGGGCTGCCTCCAAGCTTCGCGAGCTGCTCCCGGCCATGGTCTCAGTCCGCCGCGACAGGCGCATTGTGAAAGTCCACACCACTGAGCTCGTGCCCGACGATGTGGTGGTTCTGGTTGCCGGCGACCGGGTCCCGGCGGATCTCCGTCTGGTGCTTGCCTCCGGTTGCTCGGTGGACGAGTCGATGCTCACCGGCGAAAGCGAAGCCGTAGCCAAGGCCCCGGGAGACGCTGTGCTCGGCGGGACTTTCCTGGTCAACGGCGAGGCAGAGGGGACCGTCGCGGTCACCGGCGGCGGCACCCGTCTCGCCGAAATCGCCGCCCTGACCGGCAGGGTTGAGGCGCCGCCAACCCCGCTGGCGCGGGAACTGCAACGCATTGTCCGTGTTGTCGCGGCCGTGGCGCTGGGGATCGGCGGACTGTTCTTTGTGCTCTCGCTGCTGGTGGGTATTTCCTGGCGCGACGCGTTCCTCTTCGCGATCGGGGTGGCCGTGGCACTCGTGCCCGAAGGCCTGCTTCCCACGGTCACGCTTTCCCTGGCCGTCGGGGCGCAGCGGATGGCACTACGCAACGCATTGGTCCGGAACCTGGAAGCGGTGGAAACACTCGGCTCCACGACCTTCATTTGCACGGACAAGACCGGCACGCTCACCCAGAACCGGATGAACGCCGTCGAGGTCTGGACCCCGGCCGGGGTGCTCAGCATCATCGGGGCGGGCTACGGGCCAGAGGCTGAGATCACCGGGACGGGAGCCGGGGAGGCCCGGCACCTCAGCACCGCTGCGCTGGCCGCGTCCGCGGGGCGCGCGGTGCTCCACGAGGGACAGTGGATTGCCGAGGGCGACCCGATGGAGGCTGCCATTGATGCGCTCGCCGCCCGGCTGGCAGGCCCCGGGCAGCCACCCGAGGATCCCGAGGTGTCGCACCGCTTCGCCTTCGATCCCCGGCGGTTGCGGGAGTCGGCGATCGTCGGCACCACGCTCTTCGTCAAGGGTGCGCCGGAGTCCGTGATTCCGCTGTGTGGCGGGGACGCCGCGGACCGGGCCCTGCACATGGTGGACCAGATGGCCTCCCACGGCCTGCGGGTACTGGCCGTGGCCGAGCGGCCCCTGCCCGGCCTGCCCGGGGCCAGCTTCAGGCTGGAGGAGGTGGAGCGTGAACTGACGCTGCTGGGGCTGATCGGCCTGCATGATCCGCCGCGGGCCGAGGTACGCCTGGCGCTTGAGGCCGCCCGCGAGGCGGGAATCAAGGTAGCCATGGTCACCGGCGACCATGCCTTCACAGCGGCCGCCATCGCCCGGGAAACCGGGCTGATCGGTTCACCCGAGCTGGTGCTGGAGGGACACACCCTGCCGGAGGACGACGCCGTCCTGACCGCCCTGCTGGACCGCGACGGCGTGGTGGTCAGCCGGGTCACGCCTGAACAGAAACTTCGGGTGGCCCGCCTGCTCCAGCGCAGGGGCCACGTGGTGGCGATGACCGGCGACGGCGTCAACGACGGCCCGGCCCTCCAGCAGGCCGATATCGGCGTGGCCATGGGGCTGAGCGGAACGGACGTGGCCCGCGAGGCAGCGGACCTGGTGCTCCTGGATGACGACTTCGCCACCATCATCGCCGCAGTGGAGCAGGGCCGCGCCACGTACGCGAATATCCGCCGCTTCCTGACCTACCACCTGACGGACAACGTCGCCGAGCTCACGCCGTTCGTGATCTGGGCCCTCTCCGGCGGCCGCTTCCCGCTGGCCCTGAGCGTGCTGCAGATCCTCGCCCTCGACATCGGCACCGACCTCCTCCCGGCGCTGGCCCTGGGCAGCGAAGCTCCCAGCAAGGGCACGCTCAAACGGCCGCCGGAGCGGAGGCACCTGATGGACCGTGCCTTGATGTTCCGGGTGTTCGGGCTGCTGGGTCCGGTCGAAGCCGTCTTCGAAATGACCGCCTACACTGCTGTACTCCTGGGTGCGGGCTGGCGCCCGGGCGCGGCGCTTCCGGTAGCGGACGTCCTGATGGCGGCGTCCGGAGCGGCCTTCACCACGGTGGTCCTGGGGCAGCTGGCCAACGCCTTCGCGTGCCGCAGCGCTTCCGTACCGCCGTGGCGGCTCGGCTGGTTCAGTAACCGGCTGCTGCTCTGGGCGGTGCTGGCCGAGCTGGGGCTGCTGGCAGTGTTCCTGTTCCTCGGGCCGCTGGCCACCCTGCTGGGCCACGCCCCGCCGTCGCCCGGGGGCCTGGCCGTGGCGCTCGCCGCCATGCCCGCCGTCATCGTCGCGGACTGGCTCTACAAGGTGGTCCGCCACCGCAGATGGGGCACTGCCGCTCCGGCGCTGCTTTTGGCGCCGCCGGGCGCAACGCTTATGGTGCCGCCAGCCGCAACGCCATCCGCACAGAAACAGGTGAGGTCCAAAGCCTCTGACCCGCCGAGGCCCGGCAAACGAGGATCAATCCATGGAGGAGCAAGCGGCGGGAGCAGTCATGACTGA
- a CDS encoding glycosyltransferase family 2 protein has product MTERAVDCPAEEALAGQRIDRVAVVMPAHNEDQHLHRALAALRAAADSLHAKRPDLTTTITVVLDSCTDQSEGIAARYVSADPRFSAMNVRLRSIGPSRAAGVRAALTASNAASNLNAGSIWLANTDADSAVPEHWLVRQVELADAGADVILGSVEPDPAGMDPLILRRWLARHHFREDHPHIYGANFGVRAAAYLASGGFPRMRVHEDRILVENLRRHAYTVLATDSIRVLTSGRTHARAPQGFGAYLRALALDLPVLDLPELDQGSGDL; this is encoded by the coding sequence ATGACGGAACGGGCAGTCGACTGTCCTGCCGAGGAGGCCCTGGCCGGGCAGCGTATCGACCGCGTAGCGGTAGTGATGCCGGCCCACAACGAGGACCAGCACCTCCACCGCGCGCTGGCCGCCCTTCGTGCGGCCGCCGACTCATTGCACGCCAAGAGGCCTGACCTGACCACCACCATAACGGTGGTGCTGGACAGCTGCACCGACCAATCGGAAGGAATCGCGGCCCGGTACGTGTCCGCCGACCCGCGCTTTTCGGCGATGAACGTCCGGCTGCGCAGCATCGGCCCCAGCCGGGCGGCGGGGGTCAGGGCCGCGCTGACTGCTTCCAACGCCGCTTCCAACCTCAACGCCGGCAGCATCTGGTTGGCCAATACCGATGCCGACTCCGCCGTTCCAGAGCACTGGCTGGTGCGCCAGGTTGAACTGGCCGACGCAGGCGCCGACGTCATCCTGGGGTCCGTGGAACCGGACCCGGCCGGAATGGACCCGCTGATCCTGCGCCGCTGGCTGGCACGGCACCACTTCCGGGAGGACCACCCCCACATCTACGGCGCGAACTTCGGCGTCCGCGCCGCTGCTTACCTTGCGTCCGGCGGGTTTCCCCGTATGCGCGTCCACGAGGACCGGATCCTAGTGGAGAACCTGCGCCGGCACGCCTACACGGTACTGGCCACCGATTCCATCCGGGTGCTGACCTCGGGCCGCACGCATGCTCGCGCTCCGCAGGGGTTCGGTGCCTACCTCCGGGCGCTGGCGCTGGACCTCCCGGTGCTGGACTTGCCCGAATTGGACCAGGGCAGTGGTGACCTTTGA